A portion of the Achromobacter sp. MFA1 R4 genome contains these proteins:
- the manD gene encoding D-mannonate dehydratase ManD — MKITNARVIVCSPGRNFVTLKIETDQDLTGIGDATLNGRELAVAAYLTEHVIPCLIGRDAHQIEDIWQYLYKGAYWRRGPVTMTAIGGVDTALWDLKAKAAGLPLYQLLGGKSRSGVMVYGHANGSDIDHTVDEVLRYADMGYRAIRAQSGVPGLEKVYGVGRGALFYEPADADLPSEHDWSTEKYLRHAPQLFERIREKLGFEHHLLHDVHHRLTPIEAGRLGKSLEPYSLFWMEDATPAENQEAFRLIRQHTTTPLAVGEIFNTIWDCKDLVQNQLIDYIRTTVVHAGGITHLRRIADLASLYQVRTGCHGATDLSPVCMGAALHFDLWVPNFGIQEYMRHTEETDAVFPHAYTFDQGMLYPGDVPGHGVEIDEALAAKYPYRRAYLPVNRLQHDGTLWNW; from the coding sequence ATGAAGATTACGAATGCACGCGTGATTGTCTGTTCTCCGGGCCGCAACTTCGTGACCCTGAAGATCGAAACCGACCAGGACCTGACCGGCATCGGCGATGCGACGCTGAACGGACGCGAACTGGCGGTGGCCGCCTACCTGACCGAACATGTGATTCCCTGCCTGATCGGGCGCGATGCGCATCAGATCGAGGACATCTGGCAGTACCTGTACAAGGGCGCCTACTGGCGGCGCGGGCCGGTCACCATGACCGCCATCGGGGGCGTGGACACGGCGCTGTGGGACCTGAAGGCCAAGGCTGCCGGCCTGCCGCTGTACCAGCTGCTGGGCGGCAAGAGCCGCAGCGGCGTGATGGTCTATGGCCATGCCAACGGCTCGGACATCGACCACACCGTCGACGAGGTGCTGCGCTACGCCGACATGGGCTACCGCGCCATTCGCGCGCAAAGCGGCGTGCCCGGGCTGGAAAAGGTGTATGGGGTGGGCCGCGGCGCCCTGTTCTACGAGCCCGCCGACGCCGACCTGCCCAGCGAGCACGACTGGTCCACCGAAAAATACCTGCGCCATGCGCCCCAGCTGTTCGAGCGCATCCGCGAGAAACTGGGCTTTGAACACCACCTGCTGCACGACGTGCATCACCGCCTGACGCCGATCGAGGCGGGCAGGCTGGGCAAGTCGCTCGAGCCCTACAGCCTCTTCTGGATGGAAGACGCGACGCCTGCCGAGAACCAGGAAGCGTTCCGGCTGATCCGCCAGCACACCACCACGCCGCTGGCCGTGGGCGAGATCTTCAACACCATCTGGGACTGCAAGGACCTGGTGCAGAACCAGCTCATCGACTACATCCGCACCACCGTGGTCCACGCTGGCGGCATCACGCACCTGCGGCGCATCGCCGACCTGGCTTCGCTCTACCAGGTGCGCACCGGCTGCCATGGCGCCACCGACCTGTCGCCCGTCTGCATGGGCGCGGCGCTGCATTTCGACCTGTGGGTGCCGAACTTCGGCATCCAGGAATACATGCGCCATACGGAGGAAACGGACGCGGTGTTCCCGCACGCGTACACGTTCGACCAGGGCATGCTGTATCCGGGCGACGTGCCGGGGCATGGAGTGGAGATCGACGAGGCGCTGGCCGCCAAATATCCCTACCGGCGCGCCTATCTGCCGGTGAACCGGCTGCAGCACGACGGCACGCTATGGAACTGGTAG
- a CDS encoding mannitol dehydrogenase family protein, which produces MELVGEGKRLGAAALPGLPAHVARPGYDRSALRCGIVHLGLGAFARAHLAAVNDAALRAGAGPDWGICGVSLRQADTRDALAPQDGLYTLALRDADGGGAPRQRLAVIGCLRETLVAPEQPVAVLERIAAADTRIVSLTVTEKGYCHDPASGRLDLAHPDIAHDLAHPESPRSVIGFLAYGLQRRRAAGRAPLTVMSLDNLPANGRLLRALVLTFAARVDAGLAEWIASGCAFPCSMVDRIVPRTTDADRRDTAATLGVRDAWPVMAEPYLEWVVEDDFAAGRPDWTAGGARFVADAAPFETLKLRMVNGAHSALAYLSVMAGWATVDEAMAQPGMRRFLSELMRQEIEPTLPPLPGLDLAQYRHGLLQRFANPALRHQARQIAMDGSQKLPQRLLGTVRDRLAAQAPIPGLALAVAGWLYFLRGSDQAGRAYEIQDPMAEALARQHAQAEMAARQAGEGPAAMLAWAGAMAGLEPVFGDLGQDPRFVQALAQAAQSLRSLGVAGTLSAGYPPPPG; this is translated from the coding sequence ATGGAACTGGTAGGCGAAGGCAAGCGCCTGGGCGCCGCCGCGCTGCCGGGCCTGCCCGCGCATGTGGCGCGTCCGGGCTATGACCGGTCGGCGCTCCGGTGCGGCATCGTGCATCTGGGCCTGGGCGCGTTTGCGCGCGCCCATCTGGCGGCGGTGAACGACGCGGCGCTGCGCGCCGGGGCCGGTCCGGACTGGGGCATCTGCGGCGTGTCCCTGCGCCAGGCCGACACGCGCGATGCGCTGGCGCCGCAGGACGGCCTGTACACGCTGGCCTTGCGCGACGCCGACGGCGGCGGCGCGCCCCGGCAGCGCCTGGCCGTGATCGGCTGCCTGCGGGAGACGCTGGTGGCGCCCGAGCAACCCGTCGCCGTCCTGGAACGGATTGCCGCGGCGGACACGCGCATCGTCAGCCTGACGGTCACCGAAAAAGGCTATTGCCACGATCCGGCCAGCGGACGGCTGGACCTGGCCCATCCCGACATCGCGCACGACCTTGCGCACCCCGAATCGCCCCGCAGCGTCATCGGCTTCCTGGCATACGGCCTGCAGCGCCGCCGCGCGGCGGGCCGCGCGCCGCTGACGGTGATGTCGCTGGACAACCTGCCGGCCAACGGCCGCCTGCTGCGCGCGCTGGTGCTGACGTTCGCGGCCCGGGTCGACGCCGGGCTGGCCGAATGGATCGCGTCGGGGTGCGCGTTTCCGTGCTCGATGGTCGACCGCATCGTGCCCCGCACGACCGATGCGGACCGGCGCGATACGGCGGCGACGCTGGGCGTGCGCGACGCCTGGCCGGTGATGGCGGAGCCCTATCTGGAATGGGTGGTCGAAGACGACTTCGCGGCGGGCCGGCCGGACTGGACCGCGGGCGGGGCGCGCTTCGTGGCCGACGCCGCGCCCTTCGAAACGCTTAAGCTGCGCATGGTCAACGGCGCGCATTCCGCGCTGGCCTATCTGTCGGTGATGGCGGGCTGGGCCACCGTCGATGAGGCGATGGCGCAGCCCGGCATGCGACGTTTCCTGAGCGAATTGATGCGGCAGGAGATCGAACCGACCCTGCCGCCGCTGCCCGGGCTGGATCTGGCGCAGTATCGCCACGGGCTGTTGCAGCGGTTTGCCAACCCGGCGCTTCGCCACCAGGCGCGGCAGATCGCGATGGACGGCTCGCAGAAGCTGCCGCAGCGCCTGCTGGGCACCGTGCGGGACCGGCTGGCGGCGCAGGCGCCGATCCCGGGGCTGGCGCTGGCGGTGGCGGGGTGGCTGTATTTCCTGCGCGGATCGGATCAGGCCGGACGGGCTTACGAGATTCAGGATCCGATGGCCGAGGCGCTGGCGCGTCAGCACGCGCAGGCGGAGATGGCGGCGCGTCAGGCGGGCGAGGGGCCGGCGGCGATGCTGGCGTGGGCGGGCGCGATGGCGGGCCTGGAACCGGTGTTTGGCGACCTCGGCCAGGATCCGCGCTTTGTGCAGGCACTGGCGCAGGCCGCGCAGTCCCTGCGCAGCCTGGGCGTGGCCGGGACCCTGTCCGCCGGGTATCCGCCGCCGCCGGGTTGA
- a CDS encoding class I SAM-dependent methyltransferase, protein MTASSHDAAVDRQFSPRAAAYLTSAVHAQGEDLLQMAAIAGRHPGARVLDLGCGGGHVSFHVAPQVAHVTAYDLSQQMLDVVAAEAAKRGFGNLVTCQGKAEYLPFGDGEFDLVMSRYSTHHWQDAGRGLREAFRVLKPGGTAVFADVVSPGEPLLDTWLQTIEVLRDTSHVRDYSVAEWTRMLTEAGFTLHELAPRRLPLEFQSWVTRMRTPDTLVAALRHMFEIAPDVVRAHFDVRDDASFTSDTATIVVKKPA, encoded by the coding sequence ATGACCGCCAGTTCCCACGACGCCGCCGTCGATCGCCAATTCAGCCCCCGCGCCGCCGCCTACCTGACCAGCGCCGTCCACGCGCAGGGCGAGGACCTGCTGCAGATGGCCGCCATCGCCGGCCGTCACCCCGGCGCGCGCGTGCTGGACCTGGGCTGTGGCGGCGGCCACGTGAGCTTTCACGTCGCGCCGCAGGTCGCGCACGTGACCGCCTACGACCTGTCGCAACAGATGCTGGACGTGGTCGCGGCCGAAGCCGCCAAGCGCGGGTTCGGCAATCTGGTCACCTGTCAGGGCAAGGCCGAGTACCTGCCGTTTGGCGACGGCGAATTCGACCTGGTGATGTCGCGCTATTCCACGCATCACTGGCAGGACGCCGGGCGCGGCCTGCGCGAAGCCTTCCGCGTGCTCAAGCCGGGCGGCACCGCGGTGTTCGCCGACGTGGTGTCGCCGGGCGAGCCGCTGCTGGACACCTGGCTGCAGACCATCGAAGTGCTGCGCGACACCTCGCACGTGCGCGACTACTCGGTGGCCGAGTGGACGCGCATGCTCACCGAAGCCGGCTTCACACTGCACGAACTGGCGCCGCGCCGCCTGCCGCTGGAATTCCAGTCCTGGGTCACGCGCATGCGCACGCCCGACACGCTGGTAGCCGCCCTGCGCCACATGTTCGAGATTGCCCCGGACGTGGTGCGCGCGCATTTCGACGTGCGCGACGACGCTTCCTTCACCAGCGACACGGCGACGATCGTGGTGAAAAAGCCGGCCTGA
- a CDS encoding helix-turn-helix transcriptional regulator produces the protein MTTSPQPAIPGQDGAHLRRHALGEFVRSARSRITPQMAGLPEGSRRRTPGLRREEVAQLCGISVTWYTWIEQGREVSVSPSVWSRIAGVLQLARAERAYLFDLADCADPQHARDDAGGAPGPLQECVNAIDAPAYVLDRAWNVLACNAPLIDLFDNWPERDPEPNLLRYIFLDPAARELVVDWDQRARRVVAEFRADAGAHLDEPAVLSLLDSLSRQSVVFSHWWTRHAVVEREGGLREFQHPRRGRLAYQQITFRLATHPDLKLVMLLSGAGE, from the coding sequence ATGACTACTTCCCCCCAGCCCGCCATTCCCGGCCAAGATGGCGCTCACCTGCGCCGGCATGCGCTGGGCGAGTTCGTGCGCAGCGCGCGCTCGCGCATCACGCCGCAGATGGCCGGCCTGCCCGAAGGCTCGCGCCGCCGCACGCCGGGGCTGCGGCGCGAAGAGGTGGCGCAGCTCTGCGGCATCAGCGTCACCTGGTACACCTGGATCGAGCAGGGGCGCGAGGTGTCGGTGTCGCCGTCGGTGTGGTCGCGCATCGCGGGCGTGCTCCAACTGGCGCGCGCGGAGCGCGCCTACCTCTTCGACCTGGCCGACTGCGCCGATCCCCAGCATGCCCGCGACGACGCGGGCGGCGCGCCCGGGCCGCTGCAGGAATGCGTCAACGCGATCGACGCGCCGGCCTATGTGCTGGACCGCGCCTGGAACGTGCTGGCCTGCAACGCGCCGCTCATCGACCTGTTCGACAACTGGCCCGAACGCGATCCCGAGCCCAACCTGCTGCGCTACATCTTCCTGGATCCCGCCGCGCGCGAATTGGTGGTGGACTGGGACCAGCGCGCGCGCCGCGTGGTGGCGGAGTTCCGCGCCGACGCGGGCGCGCACCTGGACGAGCCGGCGGTGCTGTCGCTGCTGGACAGCCTGAGCCGCCAGAGCGTGGTGTTTTCACACTGGTGGACGCGCCATGCGGTGGTCGAGCGCGAAGGCGGCCTGCGCGAATTCCAGCATCCGCGGCGCGGCCGACTGGCGTATCAACAGATCACGTTCCGGCTGGCGACGCATCCGGACTTGAAGCTGGTGATGCTGTTGAGCGGGGCGGGCGAGTGA
- the mutY gene encoding A/G-specific adenine glycosylase: MDFAPRIVAWQRQHGRHDLPWQNTRDPYRIWLSEIMLQQTQVATVIPYYERFLQRFPDVAALAAASQEDVMPYWAGLGYYARARNLHRCAQEIVRDWDGRFPPTAEGIATLPGIGRSTAAAIAAFSNGERSPILDGNVKRVFTRHFGIAGDPARREVEQRLWALAHAQVDAAPGLDMAAYTQGLMDLGATLCTRGKPACDRCPVADTCVARREGRQAELPTPKARKAIPERETCMLVLRHRGAFLLQQRPEPGIWGGLWSLPEFDVAGDPDSASRALGLEPEQRFELAAFAHTFTHYRLHIRPWLVPVRAVGVRESALPQRWVPADKLGTMALPAPVKKLLQGLVDAGMQDSLFGEEDAA, encoded by the coding sequence ATGGACTTCGCCCCCCGCATCGTCGCCTGGCAGCGCCAGCATGGCCGCCACGATCTCCCCTGGCAAAACACCCGGGATCCCTACCGGATCTGGCTATCCGAGATCATGCTGCAGCAGACGCAGGTAGCCACCGTCATCCCCTATTACGAACGATTCCTGCAACGCTTTCCGGACGTCGCGGCGCTGGCCGCCGCCTCGCAGGAAGACGTGATGCCGTACTGGGCCGGGCTGGGCTACTACGCGCGCGCCCGCAACCTGCACCGCTGCGCGCAGGAGATCGTGCGCGACTGGGACGGACGCTTTCCGCCCACGGCCGAGGGCATCGCCACCCTGCCCGGCATTGGCCGGTCCACCGCCGCGGCCATTGCCGCGTTCTCGAACGGCGAGCGCTCGCCCATCCTGGACGGCAACGTCAAGCGCGTCTTCACCCGGCACTTCGGCATCGCGGGCGATCCGGCCAGGCGCGAGGTCGAGCAACGCCTGTGGGCGCTGGCGCACGCGCAGGTGGATGCCGCGCCGGGGCTCGACATGGCGGCGTACACGCAGGGGCTGATGGACCTGGGCGCCACGCTCTGCACGCGCGGCAAACCCGCGTGCGACCGCTGCCCGGTGGCCGACACCTGCGTCGCGCGGCGCGAGGGCCGCCAGGCCGAGCTGCCCACGCCCAAGGCGCGCAAGGCCATTCCCGAACGCGAGACCTGTATGTTGGTGCTGCGGCACCGGGGCGCCTTCCTGCTGCAGCAGCGCCCCGAGCCCGGCATCTGGGGCGGACTGTGGAGCCTGCCCGAATTCGACGTGGCGGGCGATCCCGACAGCGCATCGCGCGCGCTGGGGCTGGAGCCCGAACAGCGCTTCGAACTGGCCGCTTTCGCGCACACGTTCACGCATTACCGGCTGCACATCCGTCCGTGGCTCGTGCCCGTGCGGGCGGTCGGCGTGCGTGAATCGGCGCTGCCGCAGCGCTGGGTGCCGGCCGACAAGCTGGGAACCATGGCGCTGCCCGCGCCGGTCAAAAAGCTGCTGCAGGGCCTGGTGGACGCCGGGATGCAGGACAGCTTGTTTGGCGAGGAAGATGCGGCCTAG